The nucleotide sequence TTGGCAATATGCTCAAATTTACTGCACTTGTGACATTTGGGTTTTCCGCTGTTCCAACACTCTCCATAAATGTAACTAATAACAGATTAAGGTTTTTTAGCAGCATCATTACCCTGCCATTGTTTCACAGAAGCATTGGTTAAGTTCTTTGGATGGTTGCTAGCTCGTAGAAGGCTTCAGACAAGGGTAAGGGCCTGCAGATTTATATCAAATGTCCCTTTGTTACGATGTTGTCCATTTGCTGAGAGTGTTTGAGTTTGTTTACATGATTTTATTGCTCATGTAGGGATAGATGCTGCTGCTAGTTTTGTGGTTCAGGATGATCGGGGCTGTCCTATTCTTGCAGGAATCATAAATTTAAGGAATAATGCAGTATCAAGGCGGACTCTAGGAGTTGCGTGATGCTCTGTTGATGTTGTGTATAACCGTGGCTTTAAAAACTTACAAGTCTGGCGGTCACTTTTCAAAATATATCTTGGAGACATGTTCTTATTTTTAGAGAGACTAATTTTCTTGGCAATGCTATCGCAAGTGCAAGGATAAATAGTTCAATACACGTATTTGGGGTCGCACCCTTCTCGCTTGTGCGACCCAAGCTTTACGTTTCGATTGTGCTGGTAATGGTTGTCTTGTCTTCAGGACTTTTCCTTTAATGAATTTTCTTTGTGCTGGTAATGGTAGGACCCATTCCGTAGGAAtggagaaaaaaaggaaaatgcaaggaaagtaagaaataaaataacaGTTCTTTTCATTCATGCCTTTCCCAAATGGTGAAAGGAGATTTATATACAACCCTAGCAGAGGAGTGCCCAAATGAGAACACATCACTATCCTCAGAACCGTTGGATGAAGCCAACTACTACAAAGATAAGACAAAATACCATAAATATATAAACCCAATAACTAGGATCCTGACATTTCCTCCCCCTTAAAATAAGGCATGTCCTCATGCCGTCAAGTGGGCATGTAGAGGCTTGCGCTGCTTTGTCTCTCAAGCCTTGGGGTTCCAGAAATTATCATGATAGATGCAGCCAAAATCAGTGCAGTGTGAATCTCCGAATAGACCACAATTCCAGTCCAAAGGATCAGAAGACCTTGAGTCAGGAAGGAGATGGCAGCCACTGGTGGAAGACATAAAAGCTTACACCATGATGCCATGTAAGAAAATGCCTTGTTGCATTAAAGATGGCAAGAGATGGTGCATGTTGTACCAATATCACCCATTTCATAGCAAGCAGCATGTCTGGTGAATGGTCAAGTAAGATACAAGTTTCTTCATCAGTTTCGAAAGCCTTCGCAGCATGCTCAGTAAGTAGGTTGGAGGTCCAAAAATAGTATGGAAAATAACTTTTCACCAAGCCATTGAATACCTCAACTCTTCCCAAATATTGTGCTGTTGGAAATTCAGAAGTATGTGGAATTAGTTTAGAATTCAAGGACTGCCCTTGCCACCAAGTCTCGAGAAGAGTGATGCAACCAATGAGGTATTGCAGATCCACTGTATGCCGATATGATCCCCCAATTAATCCATACAGTGGTATAGTGAGGGAGGCCATAATTCCATGTATCAGTGCTTGTGATATTGCCTTGGTCTACTtttgcaaatttgaaccataacGCTGAGTGTTGTTATCATAGGACTTAGAGATGAGAACCATAGCATACCACATCAAGTTGGGTTGGTTGGTCTTGCAGTAACACTTGGCAGAAAGGCAGCCCCTTTTCTGAAACTGAGGATCACTAAAATTTTTGCTGGTTTGAGCTTGCTGGATTGGCTCCATGATAAGCATTGCATGTTCTTCTATCATACTTGCAGTGCCCAAAATCAGAATTGTCCCTGCAAGACCATGCGATCCATCGTTGCCCCACACTTGCAAACCAATGCTCCCCAGAGCATGACCAAGTAAGCCCTCCAAGTGTACAGAAGAAATCATCTCACTTGCATTGAGGCCAAAGGCAGTAGAAGCCATCTCAATTAAATCGTGTAAAGGTAATAACCCATTTGCATTGAAACTATCAAGGGTTTTGTAGTCTCTCTCAACTGATTGAGAAAAAGTATTATGAGACACAAACAGAGAGGCTAtaatgataggatttttacaactcatgtgaatgcgataaaaacctcctattttacttgcaagaattacaaggatattgtagtataaacggatctcgcaaggtcattctccacagggattattaaataaaccGAAACAATCCAgatttcaattaattattgtaaagtcgAAATTtcagtgattgattttataacctaattaaaataaaaacgaatttaatgaattaaaataaacaatctgcaatattaggattagagagaagaaaacagttttgagagaaatcaaattaataaagcactagggttccaccatcacccagcaatcctatgaatttttacgaattacttatgatctacacatgccactttgaaggttagattttcctaattcatattctacttggaacctccaacatagaacgtatatctaacatgcaacccgtccggacgttcggatcaaatctaaacatgaaagactccttatgctttatgaaaatcctttgaaaaaccatgcaatccttaagacgtgatattcatcctaagagaaattacaattattaatcacaagaagccagcgtcaatttcagggaaccttccgaccaaaattgcatcaaattacttttctaaaaatcctaatggtgatcaggcattaaaacaattagatagtttttatcccggtgattaacaattcaaagtacgcatgcaatcaatcataagcaattaaataaaaatcacatattcatgctaaggctcaaggcttcgccctagcacaagaaattagttccgcatattcataattgaaatcatagaaaatattcttaagaaaaggattgaaaacaccttcaagtagaaaatcttcaaaaccctagcacttctctctgtctccaatattgcataaaataaagcgtaccCTCAAattgtagacggccaagcaatatatttgctaagcccccacacaaaccctagcaaaactaaaaattaataaaaaccctaaataaaaatagtaaaattcgtctaaaatctgaacagccacgttttggcccataagctgctccaaaactggcccaatatagctggatttaatgtttggaatattctgaacacttttccagaaggccacgaacccatccgaggtcatcttgggctccaaaaacgcaatttaagcccaaaaacgtcattttccaacactgcgcactgcttctttatttcatcgccagaaaataaccgcttggtggaaaaatcccaaattttgatacgatcaagctaagtgactcacgaacgtcctccaactgaaattactccaaaattcgtccatttggtcctgttttgctccagaggaagtcgaaagtcctatattgaaaatacaattcaaagtatcaaaattcttccaatatattaaccaaaatatactaagattagggtaaaatatataatataaaatctactcatcataTAACATCAACAGGATATGTAGCATTGCACCCAACTACGGGCTTCTCACCATTAAAATGCTTGTCAAAAGCAGTTAGTATAACCATGGGATCAATAATAAGAACAAGACCAAGAAGTCGCTGAAGTGAAGAATTAACATGGGTGGCTGCAAATGGACAAATTACTCCAAcgatagaaatatgatatggtTCATGATCACAAATGCACAACTCCAAATCATGAGATTGAACTGTCAAGTGTAAAGGCCTAGATTTATGTTGAATAATTCCTATTCTTGTGGCAAGCCGCTGTGGTTGGAGACAAGTAGAACGCATTGCATGATTTATGGGATGTAGTTGTAGAACCAATAAATAAGGGtgttgtagacatcgaaatttcggtgaaataaatgttgaccaatacttacaatttcaacgctcacatatcatataaattttacacgtagcgtgtgactaaacgaaaaatcaaaataaatcagaaaagtcatcaaacaggacacgtgtcaacacctggcaaaaacaatttatttcatctgaatattatattcagaattaggccttggaaaattctataaatagaagtcatttcattcatttgagggaAATTGAAGAGGAATTCACATATACATTTCTCTattcccaaattggaagagaattccctaaatccttcaagtgtgaagttctaaagctttcaagcatccaacctcctaaattcccaagaaatcccgaaggatcaagaaagtcttcttcattcttcattaaatcttccttcaagaccaagccccgacggcccttgaagaacttccaccaattcaagatcaagccccaatggctcttgaagaaagtgttcatcgttcatcatccgttcatcctaagatcaagccccaacgaccctttggatcaacaacatcaacaaatccacacatccaaccgttcttcaagatcaagcccaaaagcccttgaagattcattcatcaactgttcatcaagatcaagccccaaaggcccttgaagatccgttcatcaacagttcttcatgatcaagcccaaaagcccttgaagatctgttcatccatcaaccttcaagatcaaacccaaaaggcccttgaagaaacttccaaccgttcatccaagatcaagcctcgacgacccttggatcagcatcacaatccacaaatttacacattacggagatcgaatcagaggatcaaaccATAAAGAAattgtaaccccaaaatcattaatacaaaatattattttgtacacgtgttcttgtttcttttgtttcaggaatttccgtgttcacaaattcggcacgcccagtgggaccatctctacctctcatctctttccccgttcaaggaatccaaacacacGTCAAAGTCAATgacatcaagcaagggacaagccatTCTCGCAACCACCAAGGGAAGGATCCTGAGTACTTCTGCTGTGAatggacaatccattggcgccacaaccactcctcaacatgccacttcaaagttggtgctgCTAAAGGAGCAATGGGAGCATCAAAGGCGCGAGTCCGTCATCAACttgacctcgctgggggcaccgaagcatgctgctgagacacacaagatgacatcccaaagcagccaacgacgttctttgtcagcatcctggatgttTAAAGGAAAGTTacgtctattggttgcacaagtcatgaccatcgacGTTACCTCCATCAAATAACAActagctcaaatgaatgaagcgatcgcaaggctaacacggactgtggaagaaaaagacttgcaaatcgttGCACTTATCAGCtgactggagccacaggacggcAAAAACCCCGACCCAGAAGATGATACATTAAAGAGAGGAGCTGGTGAATAAGAGGAGCCTACGGTGGAGAAAGTCGATGTGAAAccagagccagaccaagcagcgacattcatgggatctctctctatccagcagttgcaggagatgatcgccagcaccaTCAAGGCATAGTACAAAGGAAGCTTACATGACTCCGCActatactcaaagccctactccaagaagattgacactttgaagatgccgaggggttatcagccaccaaaattcatgcagttcaatggaaaaggaaacccaaagcaacatGTCACCCGTTTcattgaaacctgcaacaatgctgGAACGGAaggagactacctcgtcaagcagtttgtgcgctcgctgaaaggtaaCGCCTTTGACTGGTACACCGACCTCGAGCCTGAATCTGTCAATAGTTGGGATCAGCTAGAGAGGGAGTTCCTCAActgcttctacagcacccgccgcattataagcatgctagagctgacaaGTATGAAGTAATGGAAAGATGAGCCAgtcgtggactacatcaaccgatggctcactctaagcctcgactgcaaaGATAGACTCTCGGAGATCTCCTCAATTGAGATATGCATCTAAGGCATGCAATAGGGGTTACACTATATCCtttaaggcatcaaaccacggaccttcgaggaattagCCACctgcgcccatgacatggagttgagcatcgcccatcatgggaagaaaaaaCCAATCGCTGAGTACATAAACGACAAAGTTTTTAGGCTGAAGGTGGAGAAGGCTGCGTTGAAGCCCACCAAGGAAACAATGACAGTCAACACAGTTCCTGTCAAAATCTCTACACGAGGCAAAGccattcaaaccgaagcttttcgtgatcaagagatacGTAAACGCACTTTGaaagagcttgaggagaagacttatccattccccaaCTCCGATATGGTTGCCATGTTGAAAGACTTGCTTGACAAAAAGGTGATCGACCTACCTGAGTGCAGAcagccggaagagatgaatcgtactgatagtccaagatactgtaaatttcATCGTTTCACCAGTAATCCAATGGAAAAatgcttcgtgctgaaagacctcatcatgaagctggctcaaaaaaggaatcatcgagctagatcttgacaatgtggtgaagtcaaactataccattatcacttctggctcttgcgattcaaaatcttcacctcaacCGTTAAgggcatgctccaaaaccatGACAGTTAAGTCAAGTGAAgttgaagttgaaggatggacttatATCACTCCAAAGaaactgcacaagaagcataagcCTTTTCCACAAGTTCACCTATCGGAAAAGGGGCAAAGCAGCTTTCGCCAATCTCCAAagcaatgtgaaagtgttgaagatgaggaaatttTGACACAAAGATCATCCATGCGCGATCTCTTCGTCCTAAAAAAGTTATTCAATTACTCGGTCAAGGCtcattgctatgaagattgcgaggaacgcctctccaagATCGCTTCGAAGAAATTGGACAAGCAGCAACCATCTCTTCCACAAGTTCATCAGTCGGAAATGGGGCAaaacagctcttgtcaacctccaGAACAATGTAAAAttgttggagataatgaaatgTTGACATAGAGATCGTCCATCCCCACCACAATGTGTGACCTCTTCctagaagacttcttcaattactcagtcaaggctccttgtTATGAATattgcgaggaacgactctcCTAGATCGCTTGACAAATCCATAACAAACAAAGCTCCtggtccgcacgagcctaaaaggCGATAATCGAAGCTCCTTGTCCGTACGAACATAAAAGGTGACACCAAAACGCTCATTGCCTATacgagctaaaactgcaaaCGATAACAAACGCTCATAGCctacacgagcctaaactgcacacgacAACAAAGCTCTTCACCTACACGAGCCTAAATTGCACACGGCAACAAAGCTCCTCGTCTGCCCGAGcctaaaaggcgacaccaaaacgctccttgcctacacgagttgaaactgcaaacagCACCAagacgctccttgcctgcacgagctaaaactgcaaaTGGCACTaaatgctccttgcctgcacgagttgaaactgcaaatggCACCAAGAAGCTCCTGGCCCGTAAGAGCATAAACTGCGtacggcacaaaaaaaaaattccaaaaaaaatatgtatttgaactatgttatgacttgatctcttatttggaagggtacgtaggcagctcgaacATTAAACTTTGAGTtcaatcacatcaaaataaagaagaaagatTTTATTAAAGGTTTGAAGGTCAATATtattacaatttctttgtacaaaaaaaaaaacaaaacaaaaatgaaaaaaataataattatatataatatatttttatattatatatgttgaAGTGTCCACTTAAAAGTCGCATGGATTGAGCAAAAAAATCTCAATCAAAATCTATAGCAGGCCCCAAGTCCAGCCTTCGCCAAGCTCACCACACATCATGGGTTGGCCCAATGACATCATCATCCTCATCTCGATCGACGTAGCCGGATTCCACTAGCCCAAATCCAGGCCCATGCCCAGTCTCTCGAGGCATCACTCATCCCTCCGTCCTCTCAGCCGTCTCAGCTGACTGTAGTAAGTAAAGGTAAGCTTTCTTGTTTCGCTCGCTATCACGCTTGTCGTCGGAAGAAACTATAAACAGTGGCAAACATCATCAATATCGCTGCTGCCCATCCTCAAACCGTCGGAACCCTCAGCCATGCATTGCACGATGCCACTTTCTGATGTCAATATGTGTGGTCACCGTCGTTGACTCTAATATGTTCGCCGGAGAGAGCTATTGATGATTTCCCATCAGCATCGGACCGAAACAGAGGGTTTCCGTCGATGTCATCGCTATCTTCGTCATCGGAAGGCAGAGTCTCGTATTAGACCTTAGCCTTGGTTGATAAGGAGGAGTTGCTGTTGcagttgcaaaaaaaaaaaattcttcattttcttcttcgttGCCGGAATCATTAGGGGCTTCGAGTCGATGAACAAGGACCTGTAAGCTGGGAACAAGACTGGTAGAGGCTTCATTAGGGCAGTGCTTCTCGGTGTTCACTGGCATGACCTACAGTTCCATAGCTTGGGAACCCTCAccatcttcttctcttcttttacCTAACGTTATCATCTCTACCTTCACCGCACCAAAGGGAGGGATGGATGACTCGGCCGAAGCGGGTTCGGCATTAGAGGTCTTGTGCTTTAACCAGTTGAACAAGTTGCTACTTCACCTTCGTTTTTACCTCCCCGTCGTCGATTTCTGAGTTGGGCTTGATGCTCGAATCAACCATGCTTCTCTAGGACGTCAAGCTCCAACACCAAGACTCATCCCTTGCAGCATACAAAGCTTAGTCTTCCTCCACAACATCGAGCAAAGGACATCCATCCTCACAGTAGCTGCAAGCAGTCATGAGCAGGGCTCTTTATCACCACTTGGCTCTCCCTCTTCTTCTGCCCAGCAAGGATGCTCCGTTCCAGCTCAGCCTACTGCATGCATCTCTATCCACTCCAAGCTTGAGAAGTGAGTTTTGTCGATCTTGAAGCGCAAAGACTATTGACGACCTCTTGGTACTATTGTCACCTACAATGGTGAGATGCTGTTCGATCCTGAGAGCTCTGCCCTTATCCTCCTCAGCATCAACAAAGCCCGCCTCATCAGTCATTGAGCCTCAACCTCTCCCTCGACGACGCCATTGAGCGGGACTCATTCTCCATCCTCTCTTGCTACTTCCAAGGCAAGCCCACGATGATAGATTGACAAGGAAGAATGAACCCATAACCAAACACACCCCACATAGCTTGTACCCCGCCGACAGTCGTGGCTTTAGTGAAGCACGGGAACATGAACGAGATGGACAACT is from Malus sylvestris chromosome 5, drMalSylv7.2, whole genome shotgun sequence and encodes:
- the LOC126620614 gene encoding uncharacterized protein LOC126620614; the protein is MAHSSFFTFISGLTSDLHADFVLWFTSILDLWPIWDPGHALTIAIELMLSSKFQEKHFKVHPYLLVLQLHPINHAMRSTCLQPQRLATRIGIIQHKSRPLHLTVQSHDLELCICDHEPYHISIVGVICPFAATHVNSSLQRLLGLVLIIDPMVILTAFDKHFNGEKPVVGCNATYPVDVIASLFVSHNTFSQSVERDYKTLDSFNANGLLPLHDLIEMASTAFGLNASEMISSVHLEGLLGHALGSIGLQVWGNDGSHGLAGTILILGTASMIEEHAMLIMEPIQQAQTSKNFSDPQFQKRGCLSAKCYCKTNQPNLMWYAMVLISKSYDNNTQRYGSNLQK